From a region of the Gossypium raimondii isolate GPD5lz chromosome 10, ASM2569854v1, whole genome shotgun sequence genome:
- the LOC105777977 gene encoding uncharacterized protein LOC105777977 translates to MVAATVGLRGLSLCTLSLPILRSAKIKLPIHSFPTSRSLKPLFSPYNPTILRGFPSFCASPDVNVEATATAPPATEAENSQSADDIKNAANLLDIRVGRIIKAWRHEEADSLYVEEVDVGEPEPRIICSGLVKYMPLDLLQDAKVVVLANLKPRNMRGVKSCGMLMAASDASHETVELLMPPDGTIPGERIWFGTEDDKDSQPEPATPNQVQKKKIWESVQPHLKIDASCTAMLGEYLMRTSAGVVVCKSLKNANIS, encoded by the exons ATGGTGGCGGCGACAGTTGGCCTGAGAGGCTTATCTTTATGTACCTTATCGCTTCCCATCCTCCGTAGTGCGAAGATTAAGCTACCCATTCACTCATTTCCAACGAGTCGAAGCCTAAAACCTCTGTTTTCCCCTTATAATCCTACCATTCTCAGGGGTTTTCCCTCGTTTTGTGCGTCTCCGGACGTCAACGTGGAGGCCACAGCCACAGCTCCGCCGGCTACGGAGGCGGAAAATTCTCAGTCGGCGGACGATATAAAGAATGCAGCCAACCTGCTCGACATAAGGGTTGGCCGAATAATCAAAGCGTGGAGACATGAAGAAGCCGATTCTCTATACGTGGAAGAAGTGGATGTAGGCGAGCCTGAACCCAGAATCATCTGCAGCGGGCTTGTTAAATACATGCCTTTAGATCTTCTTCAGGATGCGAAAGTGGTTGTTCTTGCTAATCTGAAGCCGAGGAACATGCGAGGTGTGAAGTCTTGTGGAATGCTAATGGCTGCTTCCGATGCGTCGCATGAGACTGTTGAGCTTCTTATGCCCCCCGACGGTACAATTCCCGGCGAGAGAATATGGTTTGGGACTGAAGACGATAAAGATAGCCAACCTGAACCTGCTACACCCAACCAG gttcaaaagaaaaagatttgGGAATCGGTGCAGCCTCATCTTAAAATTGATGCTTCATGTACTGCAATGCTTGGGGAGTACTTGATGCGGACATCTGCGGGTGTAGTGGTCTGCAAGTCTCTGAAGAATGCCAATATTTCCTGA